Proteins encoded within one genomic window of Dysgonomonadaceae bacterium PH5-43:
- a CDS encoding formate/nitrite transporter (product_source=TIGR00790; cath_funfam=1.20.1080.10; cog=COG2116; ko=KO:K21993; pfam=PF01226; tigrfam=TIGR00790; transmembrane_helix_parts=Inside_1_28,TMhelix_29_51,Outside_52_65,TMhelix_66_88,Inside_89_107,TMhelix_108_130,Outside_131_157,TMhelix_158_180,Inside_181_191,TMhelix_192_214,Outside_215_233,TMhelix_234_256,Inside_257_260), producing the protein MNYNTPKDITKEFAASGLYKSSLPIAKFALIAILGGAFIAFGGLLSVMVAGGAPGIGAANPGIIKFIAGALFPIGLIMVSVTGADLFTSDCTAFTLPLLQKKIKVSTFVKFLVFSYFFNFIGTQIVAYLMSSGLGYFSHEPWQSYLHNYSAGKVNQEWLPVFVKGIGANWLVCLGMFMGYSAKDIIGKCIAIWIPVMLFVTLGYEHSIANMFFIPAAIYSGAEILWCDFIVQNLIPATLGNLVGGVVCVGCAYWYLYLKE; encoded by the coding sequence ATGAACTATAATACACCTAAGGATATTACCAAAGAATTTGCTGCATCGGGACTATATAAATCTTCGTTGCCTATTGCTAAGTTTGCGCTTATAGCTATACTTGGTGGTGCTTTTATTGCGTTCGGAGGGTTGTTGTCTGTGATGGTTGCGGGTGGAGCACCAGGAATAGGCGCAGCTAATCCCGGAATAATTAAATTTATAGCAGGAGCTTTGTTCCCTATCGGTTTGATTATGGTATCTGTTACTGGGGCAGATTTGTTTACGAGTGATTGTACGGCATTTACACTTCCGTTGTTGCAAAAGAAGATTAAGGTGTCGACTTTTGTTAAGTTCTTGGTGTTTTCGTATTTCTTTAATTTTATAGGAACACAAATAGTAGCTTATCTTATGTCGTCGGGTTTGGGGTATTTCTCTCACGAACCATGGCAAAGTTATTTGCATAATTATTCTGCTGGCAAAGTTAATCAAGAGTGGTTGCCTGTGTTTGTAAAAGGTATAGGAGCCAATTGGTTGGTGTGCCTTGGTATGTTTATGGGGTATTCGGCTAAAGATATTATAGGTAAGTGTATTGCAATCTGGATTCCGGTAATGCTTTTTGTTACTTTGGGTTACGAACACTCTATTGCTAATATGTTTTTTATACCGGCGGCAATATATTCAGGTGCCGAGATACTATGGTGCGACTTTATAGTACAGAATCTTATCCCAGCTACTTTGGGAAATCTTGTGGGAGGAGTTGTGTGTGTTGGTTGTGCTTACTGGTATTTATATTTGAAAGAATAG
- a CDS encoding pyruvate formate lyase activating enzyme (product_source=KO:K04069; cath_funfam=3.20.20.70; cog=COG1180; ko=KO:K04069; pfam=PF04055,PF13353; superfamily=102114; tigrfam=TIGR02493) has protein sequence MKGKIHSLESFGTVDGPGLRFVVFMQGCPLRCLYCHNPDTWDTTNTAKIELTPQELLEEILKYKSFIAKGGVTLTGGEPLLQAEFVTEFFKLCKQKGIHTALDTSGAVFNDKAKEALKYTDLVLLDIKAISPELHKTITGVKIDNTLRFLDYLEEQDKDTWIRHVIVPGYTDNDKQLETLAEYISNYKIVKKVELLPYHTMGVNKYEQLGLKYKLEGVEPLSAERLNEIKKIFAK, from the coding sequence ATGAAAGGAAAGATTCACTCCCTTGAAAGCTTTGGCACAGTAGATGGACCTGGCTTACGTTTCGTTGTATTTATGCAAGGTTGTCCTTTAAGATGTCTGTATTGTCATAATCCAGACACATGGGACACTACAAACACAGCAAAGATAGAGCTTACTCCACAAGAGCTTCTTGAAGAGATACTAAAATACAAAAGCTTTATAGCTAAAGGGGGAGTTACTCTTACAGGAGGAGAGCCTCTTCTTCAAGCCGAGTTTGTAACTGAGTTCTTCAAACTATGCAAACAAAAAGGAATTCATACCGCCTTAGATACTTCGGGAGCTGTATTTAACGACAAAGCTAAAGAAGCTCTAAAGTATACCGACCTTGTTTTATTAGATATAAAAGCTATCTCTCCAGAACTTCACAAAACTATTACTGGAGTAAAGATAGATAACACTCTTCGTTTTCTTGATTATTTAGAAGAGCAAGACAAAGACACTTGGATACGCCACGTTATTGTGCCGGGCTACACCGACAATGACAAACAGTTAGAAACTTTAGCTGAATACATTTCGAATTATAAAATTGTAAAGAAAGTAGAGCTACTTCCCTACCACACTATGGGAGTAAACAAATACGAACAGCTGGGACTAAAGTACAAATTAGAAGGAGTAGAACCTCTGTCTGCTGAACGATTAAATGAAATTAAAAAGATATTTGCGAAATAG
- a CDS encoding formate C-acetyltransferase (product_source=KO:K00656; cath_funfam=3.20.70.20; cog=COG1882; ko=KO:K00656; pfam=PF01228,PF02901; superfamily=51998; tigrfam=TIGR01255), producing the protein MNNQMECWKDFKGEVWKKEINVRDFIQSNYTPYDGDDSFLVGPTEKTTKVWNKLTEMFATEREKGVYDAETKMPQSIDAYGAGYIDKENEVIVGVQTDAPLKRGIFPKGGIRMVENGLNAYGYELDPMTKEIFTKYRKTHNEGVFSVYTDEMMAVRKSGIITGLPDAYGRGRIIGDYRRVPLYGTEILMNEKKRFMKRLDIQEITEEIIQQREEIAEQMSALKAFNKMCASYGFDVTRPAQNAKEAVQYLYFAYLAAVKDQDGAAMSLGRTSTFLDIYIQKDIEAGILTENEAQELIDQMIIKLRIVRFLRTPDYNELFSGDPVWVTESLGGQGVDGRSLVTKTSFRYLHTLYNLGPAPEPNLTVLWGQYSPQNWKNYCAKVSIDTSAIQYENDDLMRPVYGDDYGIACCVSPMKIGKQMQLFGARANLAKCLLYAINGGRDEKSGVQVTPRFEPITGEYLEYDEVMYKFEQMMRWLAKVYVNALKIIHYMHDKYAYEAFEMALHDGSVERIRATGIAGLSIVADSLAAIRDTKVKIIRDERGLAVDFEREGEYVPFGNNDDRTDEIAVDITERFMEFLRQHQTYRNATPTQSILTITSNVVYGKKTGATPDGRAAGEAFAPGANPMNGRDTKGAVAALASVAKLPFQHAHDGISYTFAVSPATLGKEKETQISNVTALLDGYFTPEGGQHLNVNVFDKELLIDAMEHPENYPQLTIRVSGYAVNFVKLTKEQQLDVISRTINQTL; encoded by the coding sequence ATGAACAATCAAATGGAATGTTGGAAAGACTTCAAAGGCGAAGTCTGGAAAAAAGAAATTAACGTCAGAGATTTCATTCAAAGTAATTATACTCCTTACGATGGAGATGACTCTTTTTTAGTTGGTCCAACTGAAAAGACTACAAAAGTATGGAACAAGCTTACAGAAATGTTTGCTACTGAAAGAGAAAAAGGTGTATATGACGCCGAAACTAAAATGCCTCAAAGCATAGATGCTTACGGCGCAGGCTATATCGACAAAGAAAACGAAGTAATTGTTGGTGTTCAAACCGATGCTCCTCTTAAAAGAGGTATCTTTCCTAAAGGAGGTATCCGTATGGTTGAGAACGGACTTAACGCTTATGGCTATGAGTTAGACCCAATGACTAAAGAGATTTTCACAAAATACAGAAAAACTCATAACGAAGGTGTGTTCTCTGTTTATACAGATGAAATGATGGCGGTTCGTAAATCGGGTATTATTACCGGACTTCCTGACGCTTATGGTCGCGGTCGTATCATAGGTGATTATCGTCGTGTGCCTTTATACGGAACAGAAATACTTATGAATGAAAAGAAACGTTTTATGAAACGTTTAGACATTCAGGAAATAACAGAAGAGATTATACAACAAAGAGAAGAAATAGCAGAACAAATGAGTGCCCTTAAAGCATTCAACAAAATGTGTGCAAGCTACGGATTCGACGTTACTCGACCTGCACAAAACGCTAAAGAAGCTGTTCAATATCTTTATTTTGCTTACTTAGCAGCTGTAAAAGACCAAGACGGTGCAGCTATGTCATTAGGTAGAACTTCTACTTTCTTAGATATTTATATCCAAAAAGACATAGAAGCTGGAATACTTACAGAAAACGAAGCGCAAGAATTAATCGACCAAATGATTATTAAACTTCGTATAGTTAGATTCTTAAGAACTCCAGACTATAACGAATTATTCTCAGGCGATCCTGTTTGGGTAACAGAATCATTAGGTGGTCAAGGTGTTGATGGTCGTTCTTTAGTTACTAAAACTTCGTTCCGTTACCTTCACACATTGTATAACTTAGGTCCTGCTCCCGAACCAAACCTTACGGTACTTTGGGGTCAGTATTCTCCACAAAACTGGAAGAACTATTGCGCTAAAGTTTCTATTGATACTTCAGCTATACAATACGAAAACGACGACTTAATGCGCCCTGTTTATGGCGATGACTATGGTATCGCTTGTTGCGTTTCTCCTATGAAGATAGGTAAACAAATGCAGTTATTCGGAGCTCGCGCTAACTTAGCAAAATGTCTTCTTTATGCAATCAACGGAGGTAGAGACGAAAAATCAGGTGTTCAGGTAACTCCTCGCTTCGAACCTATTACTGGCGAATACTTAGAGTACGACGAAGTAATGTATAAGTTCGAACAAATGATGCGTTGGTTAGCTAAGGTATACGTTAACGCTTTGAAGATAATTCACTATATGCACGATAAATATGCTTACGAAGCTTTTGAGATGGCACTTCACGACGGAAGCGTAGAACGTATTCGTGCTACTGGTATCGCAGGACTTTCTATTGTGGCAGACTCTTTAGCTGCTATCCGCGACACAAAGGTTAAGATTATAAGAGACGAAAGAGGTTTAGCTGTAGACTTCGAAAGAGAAGGTGAATATGTTCCTTTCGGTAACAACGACGATAGAACCGACGAGATTGCTGTTGACATTACAGAACGCTTTATGGAGTTTCTTCGTCAGCACCAAACTTATCGCAATGCAACTCCTACTCAGTCTATTCTTACTATTACGTCTAATGTTGTGTACGGTAAGAAAACCGGAGCAACACCAGACGGACGTGCAGCAGGAGAAGCTTTTGCTCCAGGTGCAAACCCAATGAACGGTAGAGACACAAAAGGAGCTGTTGCTGCTTTAGCTTCTGTTGCGAAACTTCCTTTCCAACACGCACACGATGGTATATCTTATACATTTGCTGTATCGCCTGCTACTTTAGGAAAAGAAAAAGAAACCCAGATAAGTAATGTTACTGCTTTACTTGATGGATACTTTACTCCTGAAGGTGGTCAGCACCTTAATGTGAATGTGTTCGATAAAGAATTATTGATTGATGCGATGGAACACCCTGAAAACTATCCTCAGTTAACTATCCGAGTTTCTGGTTATGCCGTAAACTTTGTGAAACTTACTAAGGAGCAACAGTTAGATGTAATCTCAAGAACAATTAATCAAACATTGTAA
- a CDS encoding seryl-tRNA synthetase (product_source=KO:K01875; cath_funfam=1.10.287.40,3.30.930.10; cog=COG0172; ko=KO:K01875; pfam=PF00587,PF02403; superfamily=46589,55681; tigrfam=TIGR00414) — translation MLTLKVITDNTQEVIDKLAKKHFDATKIITEVIDTDKKRKASQQLLDSNLAELNTLSRSIGQLMKEGKKEEAEAARTKVSGMKEANKELEIEMKNAEAKLTELLCQIPNIPCDKVPEGKHAEDNVVEKEGGVIPTLYDGAVPHWDLAKKYDLIDFELGVKITGAGFPIYKQKGAQLQRALINFFLDNAREAGYIEIQPPYLVNSDSAYGTGQLPDKEGQMYHSTADDLYLIPTAEVPVTNIYRDVILEEKDLPIKNTAYSACFRREAGSYGKDVRGLNRLHQFDKVEIVRIDTPEHSYQSLNEMVDYVQSLIDKLELPWRILRLCGGDISFTSALTFDFEVYSAAQERWLEVSSVSNFESYQANRLKCRYRGEGKKTQLCHTLNGSALALPRIMAALLENHQTPEGIKIPKALIPYTGFDLIK, via the coding sequence ATGCTTACTCTCAAAGTTATAACAGATAACACTCAAGAAGTAATAGATAAGCTGGCTAAAAAACATTTCGATGCCACAAAGATCATAACAGAAGTAATTGACACCGATAAAAAAAGGAAAGCGTCTCAACAACTGTTAGACAGCAACCTTGCCGAACTTAACACTCTATCGCGCTCCATCGGACAGTTAATGAAAGAAGGAAAAAAGGAGGAAGCAGAAGCTGCTCGAACTAAAGTTTCGGGTATGAAGGAGGCTAATAAAGAATTAGAAATCGAGATGAAGAATGCAGAAGCTAAGCTAACCGAATTGCTTTGTCAGATTCCTAATATCCCTTGCGATAAAGTTCCAGAGGGAAAACACGCAGAAGATAATGTTGTTGAAAAAGAAGGTGGAGTAATTCCTACTTTATACGATGGTGCTGTGCCTCATTGGGACTTAGCTAAGAAATACGATCTTATCGACTTCGAACTTGGAGTTAAGATAACCGGTGCAGGATTTCCAATTTACAAACAAAAAGGTGCACAACTACAACGCGCATTAATAAACTTCTTCTTAGACAATGCTCGTGAAGCTGGATATATAGAGATACAACCTCCTTATTTAGTTAATTCGGATTCGGCTTATGGCACAGGACAACTTCCCGACAAAGAAGGTCAAATGTATCATAGCACTGCCGACGATCTTTATCTTATCCCAACAGCAGAGGTTCCTGTTACAAACATATATAGAGATGTTATATTGGAAGAAAAAGATCTTCCTATAAAGAATACAGCTTATTCGGCTTGTTTCCGCCGCGAAGCAGGCTCTTACGGCAAAGATGTTCGAGGGCTTAATCGTCTTCATCAATTCGATAAAGTAGAAATTGTGCGTATCGACACACCCGAACATTCTTATCAATCACTAAACGAGATGGTAGATTACGTTCAGTCGCTGATAGACAAACTTGAATTACCCTGGAGAATATTAAGACTCTGTGGAGGAGACATAAGTTTCACTTCTGCTCTTACTTTCGACTTCGAAGTATATTCGGCAGCGCAAGAGCGTTGGCTGGAAGTAAGCTCGGTTTCTAACTTCGAAAGTTATCAGGCAAACAGATTAAAGTGTCGTTACAGAGGAGAGGGCAAAAAAACTCAACTTTGTCACACACTAAATGGTAGTGCTTTAGCTCTTCCTCGTATTATGGCTGCACTACTCGAAAACCATCAAACACCTGAAGGAATAAAGATACCTAAAGCATTAATCCCTTATACTGGATTTGATTTGATAAAGTAA
- a CDS encoding hypothetical protein (product_source=Hypo-rule applied; cath_funfam=2.60.40.10; cleavage_site_network=SignalP-noTM; superfamily=89260; tigrfam=TIGR04183), protein MKVKLLKTMIVGLFALVFVNANAQSEMYVYGSDTSKPLSIDLDKLQTISFTEQSVLFNFQNTETTTLLYKDISLLTFKKLDTGVETPEVNTNVKVYVSGDNAVVESSTEIACVYLYNLHGGLLQQSKEASLSASLPISTLASGMYIIKVICADGRISSHKIIKH, encoded by the coding sequence ATGAAAGTAAAATTACTAAAAACGATGATTGTCGGACTCTTTGCGCTCGTTTTCGTAAACGCAAATGCCCAGTCCGAAATGTATGTCTATGGTTCTGATACTTCAAAGCCTTTGTCTATTGACTTAGATAAATTGCAGACGATTAGTTTTACGGAACAAAGTGTGTTATTTAATTTCCAAAACACCGAAACAACGACTTTGCTTTACAAAGATATATCGCTGTTGACTTTTAAGAAACTCGACACAGGTGTTGAAACTCCAGAAGTAAACACTAATGTAAAGGTTTACGTTAGTGGCGACAATGCAGTTGTAGAAAGCTCTACAGAAATAGCTTGCGTGTATCTTTATAATTTACACGGAGGATTGCTTCAGCAGAGCAAGGAAGCATCGTTGTCTGCAAGTTTGCCTATCTCCACTTTGGCGAGCGGAATGTATATAATTAAAGTTATTTGTGCCGATGGGCGTATTAGTTCTCATAAAATAATTAAACACTAA
- a CDS encoding hypothetical protein (product_source=Hypo-rule applied; cath_funfam=2.60.40.10; cleavage_site_network=SignalP-noTM; superfamily=49265,49785,82153): MKKYIFVLLLSSVSLFMYAQNKSMQVYRNGYVTDVINVSEIDSVKFGELLLSPSVTASLIDEDVFLTWTKVQKAESYDVFRSTDNINYTVLATGVESESYTDKEPIYGYNYYKVKASSAKGSSLLSEASSVDTKILDNFSLFQEALIKTCMNDSLYLTNNENYTYQGKVEDWKSYASVLIETPEFCKYGYTVLMESDETFAKNGINTIDDLITYAELIYYKLFPLPVDPLESNRIKVDYTDRRNALNRFVSYHIMDRMLEIDEFILPEWSNFVIPNYPIREYIEMMMPNSMIEVQKGNFVNVSMLKDIDNVADRAEMVKIEKRIKGTSNVLFHEINNILTYDKVETNVLNKRIRINAQSLLSEFATNKYRGIENEDKSVYPSMSIIIPREYLSSRSKVSFSENTQFQSEGHFSSSWANMYGDEMLFIGKCDFTITTPPIPAGNWEIRLGYSISARRDSTQIYINGKPSGDPIDFRINSTNQLIGWINDFATKDNGVENDKQMRENGYMKAPASLKYGEKNTIMRNSRLCLRKIIATQQIDTTQPLSIRFESLLDSTSQEFMIDYIEFIPVNLIEDEDRN; encoded by the coding sequence ATGAAAAAGTATATATTTGTTTTGTTACTGTCTTCAGTAAGTTTGTTTATGTATGCTCAGAATAAGAGTATGCAAGTGTATCGCAATGGTTATGTAACCGATGTTATTAATGTGTCGGAGATAGACAGTGTTAAGTTCGGAGAGTTGTTGTTATCACCAAGTGTAACAGCAAGTCTTATAGACGAAGATGTTTTTCTGACGTGGACTAAAGTTCAAAAAGCAGAGAGTTACGATGTGTTTCGCAGTACAGATAATATTAATTATACAGTGTTAGCAACAGGTGTTGAGTCTGAGTCTTATACCGACAAAGAACCTATTTATGGATATAATTACTATAAGGTGAAAGCAAGTAGTGCAAAAGGTAGCAGTTTGCTAAGCGAAGCTTCTTCTGTAGACACTAAAATTCTTGATAATTTCTCTTTATTTCAAGAAGCTCTTATTAAGACGTGTATGAATGACTCTCTCTATCTGACAAATAATGAGAATTATACTTACCAAGGAAAAGTGGAAGATTGGAAGTCGTACGCAAGTGTTCTTATTGAAACTCCTGAGTTTTGTAAATATGGTTATACTGTATTAATGGAAAGCGATGAAACTTTTGCAAAGAATGGGATAAACACAATAGACGATTTGATTACATACGCCGAACTTATTTATTATAAATTATTTCCTTTACCAGTAGATCCTTTAGAGAGTAATCGAATAAAAGTAGACTATACAGATAGGAGAAATGCTTTGAATAGATTTGTTTCTTACCATATTATGGATAGAATGTTAGAGATTGATGAGTTTATTCTTCCTGAGTGGAGTAATTTTGTTATTCCTAATTATCCAATAAGGGAATACATAGAGATGATGATGCCAAACTCTATGATAGAGGTGCAAAAAGGAAACTTTGTAAATGTAAGTATGTTGAAAGATATTGATAATGTAGCCGACCGAGCAGAAATGGTGAAAATTGAAAAAAGGATAAAGGGCACTTCTAATGTGTTGTTTCACGAGATAAATAATATACTAACTTACGATAAAGTTGAAACGAATGTGCTAAATAAACGAATAAGAATAAATGCACAAAGTTTATTAAGTGAATTTGCTACAAATAAATATAGAGGGATAGAGAATGAAGATAAATCTGTGTATCCTTCTATGTCTATAATTATACCTAGAGAATACTTATCGTCTCGAAGCAAAGTATCTTTTTCAGAGAATACTCAATTCCAAAGCGAGGGACATTTTTCGTCATCTTGGGCTAATATGTATGGTGATGAAATGTTATTTATTGGTAAATGCGACTTTACAATAACAACACCTCCTATACCTGCTGGTAATTGGGAGATAAGACTTGGGTATAGTATATCTGCTCGTAGAGATTCAACGCAAATATATATAAATGGTAAACCATCTGGCGATCCTATAGACTTTAGAATTAATTCAACTAATCAACTTATTGGCTGGATAAACGATTTTGCTACCAAAGATAACGGTGTAGAGAATGATAAACAAATGCGAGAAAACGGATATATGAAAGCTCCAGCATCTCTGAAATACGGAGAAAAAAATACTATTATGAGAAATTCTCGTTTATGTCTAAGAAAAATAATAGCAACACAACAAATAGATACAACGCAACCTCTTTCTATTCGTTTCGAAAGTCTGCTTGATAGTACAAGCCAGGAGTTTATGATCGACTATATAGAGTTTATTCCTGTTAACTTAATTGAAGACGAAGACAGAAATTAG
- a CDS encoding uncharacterized protein (product_source=KO:K06959; cath_funfam=1.10.10.650,1.10.150.310,1.10.3500.10,2.40.50.140; cog=COG2183; ko=KO:K06959; pfam=PF00575,PF09371,PF12836,PF16921,PF17674; smart=SM00278,SM00316,SM00732; superfamily=158832,47781,50249,53098; tigrfam=TIGR00426) translates to MQTIYSQIISKAINVLEKQVLKTISLLDEGATIPFISRYRKEATGGLDEVAISEIKKQYEKLIELTKRKETIINSIEEQGKLTAELKQRIENSWDSTELEDIYLPYKPKRQTKAEIARKKGLEPLAKIIMSQNNGDITYRAESFVKEEVSNADDALQGARDIIAEWISENEGARNNIRNIFRREAVISSKLVKGKEEEAVKFRDYFDFSEPLNRCSSHRLLAMRRGEAAGFLRVSISPDDDNCINALDKRFVKANNESSEQVEIAVKDSYKRLLKPTIETEFAALSKEKADKEAIKVFAENLKQLLLSPPLGQKRVLGVDPGYRTGCKLVCLDEQGNLLHNETIYPHPPQNEKSKAASKVAALVSTYNIQAVAIGNGTASRETEQFITNIRYDRKLQVFVVSEDGASVYSASKVARDEFPQYDVTVRGAISIGRRLMDPLAELVKIDPKSIGVGQYQHDVSPSELKKSLDQTVENCVNMVGVNLNTASMHLLTYVSGLGPSLAKNIVDYRSVNGAFKTRKDLIKVPRLGGKAFEQAAGFLRITDANNPLDNSAVHPESYYIVELIAKDLNCSIADLINDKTLRDKIDLSKYVNDKTGMPTLLDIMSELDKPGRDPRQAIKVFEFDPNVKTIKDLREGQILPGIVSNITNFGCFVDMGIKEKGLVHISNMANAFVSDPSSIVSIHQHIQVKVLSVDIDRNRIQLSMILD, encoded by the coding sequence ATGCAAACAATATATTCTCAAATTATTTCCAAGGCAATAAATGTTTTGGAAAAACAAGTACTCAAAACAATTAGTTTATTAGACGAAGGCGCAACTATTCCTTTTATAAGCCGTTATCGCAAAGAGGCTACGGGAGGTTTAGATGAAGTTGCTATATCTGAAATTAAAAAACAATACGAAAAACTTATAGAGCTAACCAAACGTAAGGAAACGATAATTAACTCTATTGAAGAACAAGGAAAATTAACTGCCGAACTAAAGCAGCGTATCGAAAACTCTTGGGATAGTACCGAACTCGAAGATATCTATCTCCCATATAAACCTAAAAGACAAACTAAAGCAGAGATAGCTCGCAAAAAAGGCTTAGAGCCTCTTGCTAAAATTATTATGTCGCAGAATAATGGCGATATAACATATCGTGCCGAAAGTTTTGTTAAGGAAGAAGTGTCTAATGCAGACGATGCCTTGCAGGGTGCTCGCGATATTATAGCCGAATGGATTAGCGAAAACGAAGGCGCTCGTAATAATATAAGAAATATATTCAGGAGAGAAGCCGTAATTTCTTCTAAATTAGTAAAAGGAAAAGAAGAAGAGGCTGTTAAGTTCCGTGATTATTTCGACTTTAGCGAACCTCTAAACAGATGTTCTTCGCACCGATTACTTGCAATGAGACGGGGTGAGGCTGCAGGCTTTTTAAGAGTAAGTATATCTCCCGATGATGATAATTGTATTAATGCTTTAGATAAACGTTTTGTTAAGGCTAATAATGAGTCGAGCGAACAAGTCGAAATTGCTGTTAAGGATAGTTACAAACGTTTACTCAAACCAACTATAGAAACTGAGTTTGCAGCTTTGTCTAAAGAAAAGGCAGATAAGGAGGCTATAAAGGTATTTGCCGAAAATCTTAAGCAGTTGTTGCTGTCTCCTCCTTTGGGACAAAAGCGTGTGCTTGGTGTAGACCCAGGTTATCGTACTGGCTGTAAGCTTGTTTGCTTAGACGAACAAGGGAATTTGTTGCATAACGAAACTATTTATCCTCACCCTCCACAAAACGAAAAGAGTAAGGCGGCGAGTAAAGTTGCCGCTCTTGTTAGTACTTATAACATACAGGCTGTTGCTATTGGCAATGGAACGGCAAGCAGAGAAACTGAACAGTTTATTACTAATATAAGATACGATAGAAAGCTTCAGGTGTTTGTTGTGAGCGAAGATGGAGCTTCTGTATATTCTGCTTCTAAGGTTGCTCGTGATGAGTTCCCTCAATATGACGTAACTGTAAGAGGGGCGATAAGTATAGGTCGTCGATTAATGGATCCTTTGGCAGAGTTAGTAAAAATAGATCCAAAGTCTATAGGGGTAGGGCAGTATCAGCACGATGTTAGTCCTTCGGAGTTGAAAAAATCTCTCGACCAAACTGTTGAGAACTGCGTCAATATGGTAGGCGTAAATCTTAATACGGCAAGTATGCACTTGTTGACTTATGTTTCTGGCTTAGGTCCATCGTTAGCTAAGAATATTGTGGATTATCGTTCTGTAAACGGAGCTTTCAAAACTCGAAAAGACTTAATTAAAGTTCCTCGTTTAGGAGGAAAGGCGTTCGAGCAGGCGGCGGGCTTTTTGCGTATTACTGATGCTAATAATCCTTTAGACAATTCGGCTGTGCACCCAGAGAGTTATTATATAGTAGAGCTTATTGCGAAAGACCTTAACTGTAGTATTGCCGACCTTATTAATGATAAGACTTTGAGGGATAAGATAGATCTTAGCAAGTATGTAAATGATAAAACGGGTATGCCTACTTTACTTGATATAATGTCGGAGCTTGATAAGCCTGGCAGAGACCCACGTCAGGCAATAAAAGTTTTTGAGTTCGACCCTAATGTGAAAACAATTAAAGATCTTCGCGAGGGACAAATACTTCCGGGCATAGTGAGTAATATAACTAATTTTGGTTGCTTTGTGGATATGGGAATAAAAGAGAAAGGCTTGGTACATATATCTAATATGGCTAACGCTTTTGTGTCTGATCCTTCCAGTATTGTGTCTATCCATCAGCACATACAGGTTAAAGTACTTAGTGTAGATATTGATAGAAATAGAATACAGCTTAGTATGATATTGGACTAA
- a CDS encoding preprotein translocase subunit SecG (product_source=KO:K03075; cog=COG1314; ko=KO:K03075; pfam=PF03840; tigrfam=TIGR00810; transmembrane_helix_parts=Inside_1_1,TMhelix_2_24,Outside_25_52,TMhelix_53_72,Inside_73_124), with the protein MFVFISILIVIVALLLVGIVVIQNSKGGGLAAGFASSNQVMGVRKTTDFLEKATWWLAGSLVVLCLLATLFLPKQNSGERNSILHDEIINSIPVEDVNNITPFADPIQEEAPALPATEEAPVTE; encoded by the coding sequence ATGTTCGTATTTATTTCAATTTTAATAGTTATTGTAGCTCTTCTTTTAGTTGGAATCGTAGTGATTCAAAACTCTAAAGGAGGTGGTTTGGCTGCTGGATTTGCATCTTCAAACCAAGTAATGGGAGTTCGTAAAACTACCGACTTCTTAGAAAAAGCAACTTGGTGGTTAGCTGGTTCTTTAGTAGTGTTATGTCTTTTAGCTACATTGTTCTTACCTAAACAGAATTCAGGAGAAAGAAATTCTATCTTACACGATGAAATTATCAACTCTATACCTGTAGAAGATGTAAACAATATTACTCCATTCGCAGACCCTATTCAAGAAGAAGCTCCAGCTCTTCCTGCAACAGAAGAAGCTCCGGTTACAGAATAA